A genomic region of Ornithorhynchus anatinus isolate Pmale09 chromosome 7, mOrnAna1.pri.v4, whole genome shotgun sequence contains the following coding sequences:
- the ASNSD1 gene encoding asparagine synthetase domain-containing protein 1, which produces MCGICCSVSFSGGQAGDPGPGEDLLGNLARRGPGPAGQLTRAAGRHRCEFAGFVLPLRGPPTPQPLADGSNNVLLWNGEVFGGLDVAAADNDTRLVSERLSTAAGEADVLALLSSIRGPWAFIYYQGPRRCLWFGRDFFGRRSLLWHFGEDRDFRLASIGESTGQWREVPAAGIFKVDLEAWTAAGHAVLQVYPWRFPAGAGTGEETPVGVAEGLPPFVSAQVNEIGPSLWAPIVPLNRELPPAGAGPRGPGTSGAPARVDELLGPLLAPKRTKELVHQLIAVLGEAVRKRVLCLPRGDGGGLPRGLGRPAHVAILFSGGVDSMVIAALADRHLPAGEPIDLLNVAFPARARPPPPGPAGRHGQQKPGGGGESGPAPDRLTSRAGLRELEGISPSRPWKLVEIDVGLEELQSARRQRIGRLIRPSDTVLDDSIGCAVWFAARGAGRVSAQGGAEPYQSSAKVVLTGIGADEQLAGYSRHRARFEAHGPAGLTEELAMELGRISSRNLGRDDRVIGDHGKEARFPFLDEDVVSFLNSLPVWEKADLTLPRGIGEKLLLRLAAQELGLPGAAVLPKRAMQFGTRIAKMENRGEKASDKCQRLQVSP; this is translated from the exons ATGTGCGGCATCTGCTGTTCCGTCAGCTTCTCGGGGGGGCAGGCTGGGgaccccggcccgggggaggATCTGCTTGGCAATCTGGCACGGCGGGGACCCGGCCCTGCCGGGCAGCTGACCAGAGCAGCCGGGCGCCACCGCTGCGAGTTTGCTGGGTTTGTCTTGCCCCTCCGAgggcccccgactccccagcctctGGCCGACGGGTCCAACAACGTGCTGCTCTGGAACGGGGAGGTGTTTGGTGGGCTAGACGTGGCAGCCGCAGACAACGACACCCGGCTGGTGTCGGAGCGCCTGTCGACGGCGGCCGGCGAGGCGGACGTCCTGGCCCTCTTGTCCTCCATCCGGGGCCCGTGGGCCTTCATCTACTACCAGGGCCCGCGCCGCTGCCTGTGGTTTGGCCGTGACTTCTTCGGGCGGCGGAGCTTGCTGTGGCACTTCGGGGAGGACCGAGACTTCCGCCTCGCATCCATCGGAGAGTCGACCGGACAGTGGAGGGAAGTCCCGGCCGCGGGGATCTTCAAGGTCGACCTCGAGGCCTGGACCGCCGCCGGCCACGCCGTCCTGCAGGTGTACCCTTGGCGGTTCCCCgccggggcagggacgggggaggagaccCCGGTAGGGGTGGCGGAGGGCTTGCCGCCCTTTGTGTCCGCCCAGGTGAATGAGATTGGGCCGAGCCTCTGGGCACCCATCGTTCCGCTGAACCGGGAGCTGCCGCCTGCCGGCGCCGGCCCTCGGGGTCCGGGCACCTCCGGGGCTCCGGCCCGGGTGGATGAGCTCCTTGGCCCGCTCCTGGCACCCAAACGCACCAAGGAGCTGGTCCACCAGCTGATCGCCGTGCTGGGCGAGGCCGTCCGGAAGCGAGTTCTGTGTTTGCCGCGGGGTGACGGCGGCGGCCTCCCTCGGGGCCTAGGCCGGCCTGCCCACGTGGCCATCCTGTTCTCCGGCGGGGTCGATTCCATGGTCATCGCGGCCCTGGCCGACCGCCACCTCCCCGCAGGGGAGCCCATCGATCTCCTCAATGTGGCATTTCCGGCCcgagcccgccccccacccccgggtcccgcTGGAAGACACGGCCAGCAGAAaccgggcggcgggggcgagaGCGGGCCGGCGCCGGACCGGCTGACCAGCCGGGCTGGGCTCAGGGAGCTGGAGGGAATCAGCCCCTCGCGCCCCTGGAAATTGGTGGAGATCGACGTCGGGCTGGAGGAGCTGCAGAGCGCAAGGCGCCAGCGGATCGGCCGGCTGATCCGGCCCTCGGACACCGTCCTGGACGACAGCATCGGCTGCGCCGTCTGGTTCGCGGCCCGGGGAGCCGGGCGGGTGTCGGCCCAGGGTGGGGCAGAGCCCTACCAGAGCTCCGCAAAG GTGGTTCTCACGGGCATCGGGGCCGACGAGCAGCTGGCGGGCTACAGCCGCCACCGTGCCCGCTTCGAGGCGCACGGCCCGGCAGGGCTGACCGAGGAGCTGGCCATGGAGCTGGGCCGCATCTCTTCGCGGAACCTCGGCCGGGATGACCGCGTCATCGGTGACCACGGCAAGGAAGCCAG GTTCCCGTTCCTCGATGAGGACGTCGTATCCTTCCTCAACTCCCTGCCCGTCTGGGAGAAGGCCGACCTGACCCTCCCCCGCGGGATCGGCGAGAAGCTGCTCCTGAGGCTGGCCGCCCAGGAACTCGGTCTGCCCGGCGCCGCCGTCCTGCCCAAACGGGCCATGCAGTTCGGGACCAGGATCGCCAAGATGGAGAACAGGGGCGAGAAGGCCTCGGACAAGTGCCAGAGGCTACAGGTCTCCCCCTGA